Part of the Candidatus Macondimonas diazotrophica genome is shown below.
GGCCAAGCCGATTTCCTCGCCCGACTCGAGCAGGGCCTTGTAGAGGTCTTCCGCGCTCATGTGCCGGGAATCGCCCGACTCGAGCATTTCGAGGATCTTGAGCCGGGGAAGCGTGACCTTCAGGCCAACTTTGCGGATGTCCTTGGATTCCAATTTGCTGCTCTCCATTCCTGGGAGACCCATCGTCACCCGGTACATTTTTCGCTAAGATGGCGAGTCTCAAAACGATCGTGGCCCCTTATGAAACGACCACTTCTCTTGTTGACCCTGTCGCTTGGCGTCCTGCTCAGCGGATGTTTCGTTTACAAACCCGACCTTCGCCAGGGAAACTCGCTCAGCCGCTCCAGCCTGAGCCAGCTGGCACCGGGCCTGACCCGTGATCAGGTGCAATACCTGCTTGGCCGTCCGGTCCTGAAGAATCTGTTCGACGACAATCGGTGGGATTATGTATTTTACCACCGCAGCCGCCGTGATAAAGAAACTTGCCGGCTGACCGTGTTTTTCGAGCAGGATCGCCTCGCGCGCGTGGAACACGAGCCCCAGGGCGAGGAATTTTACGCCTGCGTTGAAAAGTCCAGCCGGGTCAAACCAAA
Proteins encoded:
- a CDS encoding outer membrane protein assembly factor BamE; the encoded protein is MKRPLLLLTLSLGVLLSGCFVYKPDLRQGNSLSRSSLSQLAPGLTRDQVQYLLGRPVLKNLFDDNRWDYVFYHRSRRDKETCRLTVFFEQDRLARVEHEPQGEEFYACVEKSSRVKPNKF